In Bacteroidota bacterium, one DNA window encodes the following:
- a CDS encoding DUF1361 domain-containing protein: MYFWQQFLGTEHFWNLSAHRSKSIFTFSLLLFSWLLFFPNSPYILTDLIHLKQRDTFPVWYDLILILTFAWTGLSFGFYSLMEIESILRKKFNDNFIKVISTTLLFASAFGVYVGRFLRWNSWDIVSNPTELFNDISHRLIYPMEHPRTWGITIIMGIFLNLAYFTFKDGRKLKRELEEKPA, from the coding sequence ATTTATTTCTGGCAGCAATTCCTGGGTACTGAGCATTTTTGGAATTTATCTGCGCACAGATCAAAAAGTATTTTCACTTTTTCATTACTCCTATTCAGCTGGCTCTTGTTCTTTCCCAATTCGCCGTACATACTAACAGATCTTATCCACCTGAAACAACGCGACACTTTTCCGGTGTGGTATGATTTAATTCTCATCCTTACCTTTGCATGGACAGGACTGTCTTTCGGCTTTTACAGTCTGATGGAAATTGAAAGTATTCTCAGAAAAAAATTCAATGACAATTTTATCAAAGTAATTTCCACTACGCTCCTTTTTGCAAGTGCTTTCGGAGTTTACGTCGGCAGGTTCCTCCGCTGGAATAGTTGGGATATTGTTAGCAATCCAACGGAACTGTTTAATGATATTTCACATCGGCTGATTTATCCAATGGAACACCCGAGAACCTGGGGCATTACAATAATAATGGGGATTTTCTTAAACCTTGCTTACTTTACTTTCAAAGATGGCCGAAAACTTAAAAGAGAGCTCGAAGAAAAACCTGCTTGA
- a CDS encoding NAD(P)H-hydrate dehydratase, whose amino-acid sequence MQILSALQIKKADQDTITNEPISSIYLMERAAEKCCEFFPPVGKWNHLVVICGTGNNGGDGLAIARLQLGNFKSVRVLILITGKQPSENFEINLKKLQNENVNIQFITDANDIFLNDEELVVDAILGVGITRPVDGFISDCIDVINELAVFVISIDLPSGLIADSFSSGKAIKANLTLTIGAPKQILFFPESSEFVGEWKLVDIYKNKASVSSNEDAPQIVDLSYARKHYKVRPEFSHKGTFGKALIVAGGQGKYGAAVLSARACMRSGIGLLTVQVPNEATMLIHSSLPEALLKPDRHQTMITEIMDVDLYDSIGIGPGIGTANETVDGLIQLIKEQQKPIVIDADALNIISEHPDLLTKLPLNSILTPHPKEFERLFGPTENSFERLEKQKTQSAIHKIIIICKGRYTTITTPEGKVFFNMSGNSGLAKGGSGDVLTGILTSLLAQGYSPESAAVFGVFIHGYSADLLAEKIGKAGILPEM is encoded by the coding sequence ATGCAAATCCTCTCCGCCTTACAAATAAAAAAAGCCGATCAAGATACAATTACAAACGAACCAATATCCTCAATTTACCTCATGGAACGCGCCGCAGAAAAATGCTGTGAGTTTTTTCCACCTGTTGGTAAATGGAATCATTTAGTTGTCATCTGTGGAACCGGTAACAATGGTGGTGATGGTTTAGCGATTGCAAGACTGCAGTTAGGAAATTTCAAATCAGTCAGAGTTTTGATTCTGATAACCGGCAAGCAACCGTCTGAGAATTTCGAAATTAATTTAAAGAAGTTGCAGAATGAGAATGTAAATATTCAGTTCATTACAGATGCAAATGATATTTTCCTCAATGATGAAGAATTAGTTGTCGATGCAATTTTAGGTGTCGGAATAACAAGACCTGTCGATGGTTTTATTTCAGATTGTATCGATGTAATAAATGAACTTGCAGTTTTTGTAATTTCTATTGACTTGCCCAGCGGATTGATTGCAGATTCGTTTTCTTCAGGCAAAGCAATAAAAGCAAACTTAACACTTACCATCGGAGCTCCGAAGCAAATATTGTTTTTTCCGGAGTCGTCAGAGTTTGTAGGTGAATGGAAGTTGGTCGACATTTATAAGAATAAAGCAAGTGTATCGTCTAATGAGGATGCGCCCCAAATTGTTGATTTGAGTTATGCGCGCAAACACTATAAAGTGCGTCCTGAGTTTTCTCATAAAGGAACATTTGGAAAAGCCTTGATCGTTGCCGGCGGACAAGGCAAGTATGGTGCAGCGGTGCTTTCAGCGAGAGCGTGTATGCGAAGCGGAATAGGATTGTTGACAGTTCAGGTTCCGAATGAAGCAACAATGCTTATTCATAGTAGTCTTCCTGAAGCATTGCTAAAGCCTGATAGACATCAAACAATGATCACAGAGATCATGGATGTTGATCTGTATGATTCCATAGGAATCGGTCCCGGAATAGGAACAGCAAATGAAACTGTTGATGGATTGATTCAATTAATCAAGGAGCAACAAAAGCCAATTGTCATTGATGCCGATGCATTGAATATTATCAGCGAGCATCCCGACCTGCTTACAAAGTTACCTTTGAACAGTATTCTAACTCCGCACCCGAAAGAATTCGAGCGTCTGTTTGGTCCGACGGAAAATAGTTTTGAACGCCTGGAGAAACAAAAAACACAATCTGCTATTCATAAAATAATTATTATTTGCAAAGGAAGATATACGACGATCACTACTCCGGAAGGAAAAGTTTTCTTCAATATGAGTGGAAATTCCGGATTAGCAAAAGGCGGCAGCGGTGATGTATTGACGGGAATTTTAACATCGTTGTTAGCTCAAGGCTATTCACCGGAGAGTGCGGCGGTATTTGGTGTATTTATTCATGGCTATTCAGCAGATTTATTAGCAGAGAAAATCGGTAAAGCCGGAATTTTACCGGAGATGTAA
- a CDS encoding GDYXXLXY domain-containing protein, which yields MSNKRIYVLLALLILLQLFVPAKMIYDHESILSKGEKFKFKTAPIDPSDPFRGKYIVLRFDASRFYVTDKGPWYSNEEVYATLGTDKDGFAKINNVYRTKPESGVYLKTKVDYFQNYEESDSAYLNLDFSFNIFYMEESKAGAAETAYFEASRDTNSVAYASVSVLNGEAVISNVYINGVALVK from the coding sequence ATGAGCAATAAACGAATATACGTCTTACTGGCTTTACTTATACTGTTACAATTATTTGTACCGGCTAAAATGATCTATGATCATGAATCAATTCTATCGAAAGGAGAAAAATTCAAATTCAAAACTGCACCGATCGATCCTTCAGATCCGTTCAGAGGAAAGTATATTGTATTACGCTTTGATGCCAGCAGGTTTTATGTAACTGACAAAGGTCCGTGGTATTCCAATGAGGAAGTTTATGCAACTCTTGGAACCGACAAAGATGGCTTTGCAAAAATCAATAATGTTTACAGAACAAAACCTGAGTCCGGTGTTTATCTGAAAACAAAAGTGGATTACTTTCAGAACTATGAGGAATCAGATTCTGCTTATCTCAATCTGGATTTTTCTTTCAATATATTCTACATGGAAGAATCAAAAGCCGGCGCTGCAGAAACTGCATACTTCGAAGCTTCACGCGATACGAATTCTGTGGCTTATGCAAGTGTATCTGTTTTAAATGGGGAGGCGGTGATTTCGAATGTGTATATAAATGGGGTTGCCTTGGTGAAGTAA
- a CDS encoding DUF2157 domain-containing protein translates to MLKDLQELLNANVISQSTADQITEYYKNKKNKEPNRLIAVFGIVGAILVGMGIILIVAHNWDNFNRFTKSLLAFLPLIAGQILAAYAMIKKKDQKVWIEGTSAFLFFSVGACIAMISQIYHISGELPDFILTWMLLALPQIYIMNSSVASLFYLTGINYYVMEVGYSRFYSLESLIFWVLLIAMIPHYIMLLKKKAESNYAVLHSRLIPISIMIGLGSSAEKNEELMFIAFMSLFSAFLLLGSLPVFHRTSKNTQSFSFFGLLGIVVTLIPLTFDWIWPNLFRSLEPLSVLIRTSELHAVVFTTLAALFLLVRHDHLPLTKHTAIFKFSFIVFIGIFFLAAISPGFSQLLSNLMLLFIGIRIIQNGIAEDHLGILNFGLLVLATAVACKFFDSQLSFVIRGLVFVALGLGFFYTNYLIIKKRKQHEQ, encoded by the coding sequence ATGCTAAAAGACCTCCAGGAACTGCTCAATGCTAATGTGATTTCTCAGAGCACTGCAGATCAAATCACCGAATATTATAAAAACAAGAAAAACAAAGAACCCAACCGACTAATTGCTGTTTTTGGAATCGTCGGAGCAATATTGGTTGGAATGGGAATCATTCTGATTGTCGCTCACAACTGGGATAATTTTAATCGATTTACTAAATCACTTTTGGCTTTTCTTCCATTAATTGCAGGACAGATCTTAGCGGCTTATGCCATGATCAAAAAGAAAGATCAGAAAGTATGGATCGAAGGAACTTCTGCATTTTTATTTTTCAGTGTTGGTGCATGCATTGCAATGATCAGTCAGATCTACCACATCTCCGGAGAATTGCCCGACTTCATTTTAACGTGGATGCTTCTGGCTTTACCGCAGATATACATAATGAACTCGTCGGTTGCATCTCTCTTCTACCTTACAGGAATTAATTATTATGTAATGGAAGTTGGTTACTCACGCTTTTACTCTCTTGAGTCTTTGATCTTCTGGGTTCTATTGATAGCGATGATTCCGCATTACATTATGTTGCTGAAGAAAAAGGCAGAGAGCAACTATGCAGTTCTTCATAGCAGATTGATCCCAATTTCGATAATGATCGGACTTGGCTCCAGTGCAGAGAAGAATGAGGAATTGATGTTCATCGCATTCATGAGTTTGTTTTCTGCATTCTTACTGCTTGGAAGTTTACCCGTCTTTCATCGCACATCAAAGAACACTCAATCATTTTCATTCTTTGGGTTACTCGGAATAGTTGTTACTCTGATTCCACTCACCTTCGACTGGATCTGGCCAAATCTCTTTCGAAGTCTTGAACCATTGTCAGTTTTGATAAGAACATCTGAACTTCATGCAGTAGTCTTTACCACTCTTGCAGCATTGTTTCTACTTGTCCGTCACGATCACCTCCCGCTGACCAAGCACACAGCGATCTTCAAATTTTCATTCATTGTTTTTATAGGAATATTTTTTCTTGCTGCCATTTCTCCAGGATTTTCTCAATTGTTATCAAATCTGATGTTGTTATTCATAGGAATAAGAATCATTCAGAATGGAATTGCAGAAGATCATCTGGGAATTCTGAATTTCGGCTTGCTGGTTTTAGCAACTGCTGTAGCATGTAAGTTCTTTGACTCCCAATTATCTTTTGTGATCCGGGGATTAGTATTCGTCGCTCTTGGACTTGGTTTTTTTTACACAAATTATCTGATCATTAAAAAAAGAAAGCAGCATGAGCAATAA
- a CDS encoding RNA polymerase sigma factor yields the protein MDEQVFIQQLREGDDVAFEKLIQFYSSQVLNTSVNILVSKEDAEDVSQEVFIELFRSIRNFKGDSKLSTWIYRITISKSLEFLRKKNRKKRSGFFRELFGMDDQEISVPADFNHPGVVLENKELSAILFCALEKLPERQRIAFLLSKTENLSYSEIAEVMEISVASVESLLFRAKQGLQRILEKYYKKHYK from the coding sequence TTGGACGAACAAGTTTTCATACAGCAATTGCGGGAAGGTGATGATGTCGCTTTTGAAAAACTTATTCAGTTTTATTCTTCGCAAGTATTGAATACATCGGTCAATATCCTTGTTTCAAAAGAAGATGCGGAGGATGTCAGTCAGGAAGTTTTCATTGAATTATTCAGATCGATAAGGAATTTTAAAGGAGATTCTAAACTTTCCACCTGGATCTATAGAATTACGATTTCAAAATCACTGGAATTTTTAAGAAAGAAGAACAGGAAAAAGCGTTCAGGTTTTTTCAGGGAACTTTTTGGAATGGATGATCAGGAAATTAGTGTTCCGGCAGATTTCAATCACCCCGGTGTTGTTTTAGAGAATAAAGAACTTTCTGCAATTCTTTTCTGTGCATTGGAAAAACTTCCGGAACGCCAAAGAATTGCATTTTTACTCAGTAAGACAGAGAATTTATCTTATTCTGAAATTGCAGAAGTAATGGAAATTTCAGTTGCATCAGTTGAGTCCTTGCTTTTCAGGGCAAAACAAGGGTTGCAACGGATTTTAGAAAAATATTACAAAAAACATTATAAGTGA
- a CDS encoding periplasmic heavy metal sensor — protein sequence MSYLLLNRPGNSRGPGGRERIIEFLSEELNFSSEQRAQVMKLHEENREQIEEIQAEDRKLHDNYFNYLNQNNPDSAVVDSMATLMSHKRKQIEIQTFYHFSMVRTICTEEQKAKFDRIINDALRMMAPRPPR from the coding sequence TTGTCTTATTTACTTTTAAATAGACCCGGAAACTCGCGTGGTCCGGGTGGAAGAGAAAGAATCATTGAGTTCCTTTCTGAGGAATTAAACTTTAGTAGTGAACAAAGGGCTCAAGTAATGAAGTTGCATGAAGAAAACCGGGAGCAGATAGAAGAGATCCAGGCTGAAGACCGTAAGTTGCATGATAATTATTTTAATTACCTGAATCAAAACAATCCTGATTCAGCAGTTGTGGATTCAATGGCAACATTGATGTCACATAAAAGAAAGCAAATTGAAATACAGACGTTCTATCATTTTTCTATGGTAAGAACCATCTGTACCGAAGAACAAAAAGCTAAATTCGACCGGATCATCAACGATGCATTAAGAATGATGGCTCCCCGTCCACCGCGCTAG
- a CDS encoding YHYH protein, with translation MRKNFIAIVLALFSFAALAQAPELATWKQNTTATGYNGIVSNVQIVQYSTNNVYISCTCIPGYSIGPWTGNPNVASNQNFVFKITRNPQQNTGTATAVGLGHIGVWSNGVSVFNVSDAMSYMNQGVWNRNAYYWEGSGFDNCLGHPQQQGEYHHHVSPTCLYDDTDSLNHSPIIGFAFDGFPIYGAYAFTNVNGTGAIKRMQSSYVMNSATTRTNGPAVAGMYPNGCFIEDYTYAAGSGDLDERNGRFCITPDYPAGTYAYFVTIDSNLDPQFPYTFFGTYYGIVQSGNTGMGSGHVTISEPTTIYTETTDVKEVSDDIKFTLSENPVKDFAYIYFDPKSVNNVTAEIYDIRGQILFSQSNMQPSISYTFDFTSYSTGTYFLYLTTANKRVVQKIIKVN, from the coding sequence ATGAGAAAAAATTTTATCGCAATTGTTTTGGCATTATTTTCATTTGCAGCACTTGCTCAGGCACCTGAACTGGCTACCTGGAAACAGAATACAACTGCTACAGGATACAATGGAATTGTTTCCAATGTTCAAATAGTACAATATTCCACTAACAATGTATACATTTCATGTACGTGTATTCCGGGCTATAGTATCGGTCCCTGGACAGGCAATCCAAATGTTGCAAGTAATCAGAATTTTGTTTTCAAGATCACAAGAAATCCACAACAGAATACCGGAACAGCGACAGCTGTTGGACTTGGTCACATTGGTGTCTGGTCGAATGGTGTGAGTGTATTTAATGTTTCTGATGCAATGTCGTATATGAACCAGGGCGTCTGGAATAGAAATGCTTACTATTGGGAAGGCTCGGGATTTGACAATTGCCTCGGTCACCCGCAACAACAAGGCGAGTATCATCATCATGTTAGTCCGACATGTTTGTATGACGATACTGATAGCCTGAATCATTCACCAATCATCGGGTTTGCATTCGATGGTTTTCCGATCTATGGTGCATATGCATTCACCAATGTAAATGGTACGGGAGCTATTAAGAGAATGCAAAGCAGTTATGTAATGAATTCTGCAACCACGAGAACGAATGGTCCTGCAGTAGCTGGAATGTATCCGAACGGATGTTTCATTGAAGATTACACATACGCTGCAGGATCCGGAGATCTTGATGAGCGTAACGGACGTTTTTGTATCACACCTGATTATCCTGCGGGGACTTATGCATACTTCGTAACGATTGACTCCAATCTGGATCCACAGTTTCCTTATACTTTTTTTGGAACTTACTATGGAATAGTTCAGTCAGGAAATACAGGAATGGGAAGCGGGCATGTTACCATATCAGAGCCTACAACAATTTACACTGAAACTACAGATGTAAAAGAAGTGTCAGATGATATAAAATTCACATTATCAGAAAATCCGGTTAAGGACTTTGCATATATTTATTTTGATCCGAAAAGCGTGAATAATGTTACAGCTGAAATTTATGATATTAGAGGGCAAATTTTGTTTTCTCAATCGAATATGCAACCAAGCATTAGCTATACTTTTGACTTTACGAGCTATTCAACAGGAACTTATTTTCTGTATCTTACAACCGCAAATAAAAGGGTTGTTCAAAAGATCATAAAAGTTAACTGA
- a CDS encoding c-type cytochrome has translation MKLSNLKLAFLAVFSLIILSAFVIENPYYSISQKDVEIVIPQGFPKPVYDFRKNKMSAEAFTLGRKLFYDPLLSKDNFTSCGTCHLRFAAFAHVDHALSHGIANRIGKRNVPALQNLIWKNEFMADGGINHLDLQPIAPLTSEDEMGETLENVILKLQNDSVYPRLFQTAFGDSIVSTKNMMKALSQFVCLMISSDSKYDKFIAGKVEFTLNEKNGLNLFRAKCSSCHKEPLFTDNTYRNNGLAPDPKLNDIGRKLITGKESDLYKFRVPTLRNIEMTYPYMHDGRFNTLEEVLKYYSEGKFHSTGFDKELTKTTGLTESEKIDLIIFLRTLTDKTFLYDRRFANPL, from the coding sequence ATGAAATTATCGAATCTGAAGCTTGCATTTCTCGCAGTATTTTCACTTATTATTCTGAGTGCATTTGTTATTGAAAATCCATATTATTCCATTTCTCAGAAAGATGTTGAAATAGTTATTCCGCAAGGTTTTCCTAAACCGGTTTATGATTTCAGGAAAAATAAAATGTCTGCAGAGGCATTTACACTGGGAAGAAAATTGTTTTATGATCCACTTCTGTCAAAAGATAATTTTACTTCGTGTGGTACATGTCATCTCCGTTTTGCTGCCTTTGCACATGTCGATCATGCATTGAGTCATGGTATTGCAAACAGGATCGGTAAGCGAAATGTTCCGGCCTTGCAGAATCTCATCTGGAAAAATGAATTCATGGCTGATGGCGGAATCAATCATCTCGACCTGCAGCCCATTGCTCCATTAACAAGTGAAGATGAAATGGGAGAGACTCTGGAGAATGTAATTCTGAAACTGCAGAATGATTCAGTTTATCCAAGGTTATTCCAAACTGCATTTGGTGATTCAATTGTTTCAACAAAAAATATGATGAAGGCCTTGTCGCAATTTGTTTGTCTGATGATTTCGTCAGATTCAAAGTACGACAAATTCATTGCCGGGAAAGTTGAGTTTACATTGAATGAAAAGAACGGATTGAATTTGTTCAGGGCAAAATGCAGCAGTTGTCATAAGGAACCTTTGTTCACTGATAATACCTATCGGAATAACGGACTGGCTCCTGATCCGAAACTGAATGATATTGGAAGAAAACTGATCACAGGAAAAGAATCTGATCTCTATAAGTTCCGAGTTCCGACATTAAGAAATATTGAAATGACCTATCCATATATGCATGATGGAAGATTCAATACTCTAGAAGAGGTGTTGAAATATTATTCTGAAGGTAAATTTCATTCGACCGGATTTGATAAGGAATTGACCAAAACGACCGGCCTCACTGAATCGGAAAAAATTGACCTGATCATTTTTTTGAGGACGTTGACGGATAAGACGTTTTTGTATGATAGGCGGTTTGCGAATCCGTTGTAA
- a CDS encoding endonuclease/exonuclease/phosphatase family protein produces MKLVTWNCQGAFRKKAAAILLHKPDILVVQECEHPDKLIFGSETPKPNDVLWFGDNKHKGLGVFSYGDHRFQIIDKHNQDLKIVLPVLVTGGKVNFTLFAIWANNRDDPDGQYVEQIWKAIHHYDEYLSGLSILTGDFNSNTIWDKPRRIGNHTAVVKKLFEKNIHSIYHKHFNQEQGKEKHPTFYLYRNKTKPYHMDYCFSSGVLLEKVKSIKVGTFKKWIALSDHTPLMVEFEL; encoded by the coding sequence ATGAAATTAGTAACCTGGAACTGCCAAGGCGCATTCAGAAAAAAGGCCGCAGCTATCTTGCTACACAAGCCTGATATTTTGGTAGTGCAGGAGTGCGAGCATCCGGATAAATTAATTTTTGGTTCGGAAACTCCTAAGCCGAATGATGTGCTTTGGTTTGGTGATAACAAGCATAAAGGTCTTGGTGTATTTTCTTATGGTGATCACAGATTTCAAATTATTGATAAACACAATCAGGATTTAAAAATAGTGTTGCCGGTTCTTGTTACAGGAGGGAAAGTCAACTTTACACTTTTTGCTATCTGGGCAAATAACCGTGACGATCCGGATGGCCAGTATGTTGAGCAGATCTGGAAAGCGATCCATCACTATGATGAATACTTATCCGGGCTTTCAATTCTGACAGGAGATTTTAATAGTAATACGATCTGGGATAAGCCGAGAAGAATTGGTAATCATACTGCAGTAGTAAAAAAGTTGTTTGAAAAAAACATTCACAGCATTTATCATAAGCATTTCAATCAGGAGCAAGGAAAAGAAAAGCATCCGACTTTTTATTTGTACAGAAATAAAACAAAACCCTATCACATGGATTATTGCTTTTCTTCAGGAGTGCTTTTAGAAAAAGTAAAAAGTATAAAAGTAGGTACCTTTAAAAAGTGGATTGCGTTGAGTGATCATACGCCTTTGATGGTGGAGTTTGAATTGTGA
- a CDS encoding phosphatidylserine decarboxylase family protein — protein sequence MTIHKEGYASLAISLIVLTAINIASDIFIGPEYNWIKIAILSISVILFLIVLQFFRHPSRTLTKNEKYIVAPADGKVVVIEETTETEVLKDRRIQVSIFMSPINVHVNRYPISGQITFSKYHPGLFLVAWNPKSSTENERTTVVIENGAKTPILLRQIAGALARRIVCYPKAGWMVKQGEELGFIKFGSRVDIFLPLGTKIKVGMEQKVLGGVTVIAELQ from the coding sequence ATGACAATTCACAAAGAAGGTTATGCATCACTGGCAATTTCACTGATTGTTTTAACAGCGATAAATATTGCCTCCGATATTTTCATCGGCCCTGAATATAACTGGATCAAAATAGCTATCCTTTCTATTTCTGTAATTCTCTTTCTTATCGTTCTGCAGTTCTTTCGTCATCCCAGCAGAACTCTTACTAAGAATGAAAAATATATCGTAGCACCGGCAGACGGAAAGGTAGTTGTGATCGAAGAAACAACGGAGACGGAAGTACTGAAAGATCGCCGCATTCAGGTTTCGATCTTTATGTCGCCAATCAATGTGCACGTTAATCGATATCCCATCAGTGGACAAATCACATTTTCAAAATATCATCCGGGATTATTTCTTGTTGCATGGAATCCGAAATCATCAACCGAAAATGAACGCACAACTGTAGTAATTGAGAATGGTGCAAAAACTCCAATTCTTCTGCGACAAATTGCAGGTGCTCTTGCAAGAAGAATTGTTTGTTATCCAAAAGCCGGATGGATGGTAAAACAAGGCGAAGAACTTGGTTTTATAAAATTCGGTTCGCGTGTGGATATTTTTTTACCGCTTGGAACAAAGATCAAAGTCGGTATGGAACAGAAGGTTTTGGGCGGGGTGACGGTGATTGCTGAGTTGCAATAG
- a CDS encoding Glu/Leu/Phe/Val dehydrogenase codes for MITQVEKEQMSTDTTNPYESMIRRFEVAAKIMNLDEDTYNILKTPHRQYLASLPIKMDNGKIEVFEGYRIVHNTSRGPSKGGIRYSMEVNLDEVKALAAWMTWKCAIADIPYGGAKGGITVNPSKLSEGELERLTRAYTAAMVDVFGVDKDIPAPDVATGPREMAWIVDEYSKLKGAFTPGVVTGKPLHLGGSEGRVEATGRGVTVAAMEAMKKIKMDPKKAIGAVQGFGNVGSITAKHMDEHGVRIVAISDHTGAFYNAKGINIEKAIAFRNGNNGVLRGFADGKEITNEELLTLDVDVLAPCALENQITGANADQIKAQLIVEGANGPITAGADEILTKKGIIVVPDILANGGGVTVSYFEWTQNRFGYYYPEDEINKRADRYMINAFKNIWAVADKHKVSLRIAAYIFAIEKVSKSLKSRGSY; via the coding sequence ATGATTACTCAGGTAGAAAAAGAACAAATGTCAACAGACACAACGAATCCTTATGAATCGATGATCCGACGCTTCGAGGTTGCAGCGAAGATCATGAATCTGGATGAAGACACTTACAACATTCTGAAAACTCCGCACAGACAATATCTGGCGAGTCTTCCGATCAAAATGGACAATGGAAAGATTGAAGTATTCGAAGGATACAGAATCGTTCATAATACAAGCCGCGGCCCTTCTAAAGGCGGAATCCGGTATTCAATGGAAGTAAATCTGGATGAAGTAAAAGCACTCGCTGCATGGATGACATGGAAGTGTGCTATTGCTGATATTCCTTATGGTGGTGCTAAAGGTGGTATCACAGTGAATCCTTCGAAGTTATCAGAAGGCGAATTAGAAAGACTTACACGCGCATACACTGCCGCAATGGTGGATGTATTCGGTGTCGATAAAGATATTCCTGCACCGGATGTTGCAACAGGTCCACGCGAAATGGCATGGATCGTTGACGAATATTCAAAACTAAAAGGTGCATTTACTCCCGGTGTTGTAACAGGCAAACCACTTCACTTAGGTGGATCTGAAGGTCGTGTTGAAGCAACCGGACGTGGTGTTACTGTCGCTGCAATGGAAGCGATGAAAAAAATTAAAATGGATCCTAAGAAAGCAATTGGTGCTGTTCAGGGATTTGGTAATGTTGGTTCGATCACTGCAAAGCACATGGATGAACATGGTGTTCGCATAGTTGCGATCTCTGATCATACCGGTGCATTTTATAATGCAAAAGGAATTAACATTGAAAAAGCTATTGCTTTCAGAAATGGAAATAACGGCGTGTTAAGAGGATTTGCAGATGGCAAAGAAATCACTAACGAAGAATTATTGACTCTTGATGTAGATGTACTTGCTCCTTGTGCTCTTGAAAACCAGATCACCGGTGCAAACGCTGATCAGATCAAAGCTCAATTGATCGTAGAAGGTGCTAATGGTCCTATCACTGCAGGTGCCGATGAGATCCTGACTAAAAAAGGTATAATCGTAGTTCCTGATATCCTTGCAAATGGTGGTGGTGTTACTGTCTCTTACTTCGAATGGACTCAAAATCGTTTCGGCTACTATTATCCGGAAGATGAGATCAACAAACGTGCTGACAGATACATGATCAATGCATTTAAAAACATCTGGGCAGTTGCTGATAAGCATAAAGTGTCTTTAAGAATTGCTGCATACATCTTTGCAATTGAAAAAGTCTCAAAATCGCTGAAATCAAGAGGGAGCTACTAA
- a CDS encoding phosphatidate cytidylyltransferase, which yields MNNLTQRFITGIIGVAIVLSALLYSQLSGLLLIALISSMSLFEFYKLSKNDNIQPHIALGLATGIILFLPMLFGTFMQNINLLPLIFILPYLVFIRELFTKSEKPFTNIAYTLLGNIYISAPMFMFFLLSFYGPGEEYKPLNLVGYLFILWANDIGGYTAGRIWGKHKLFERISPKKTWEGFIGSGVCAIGISFAVAHYCTAFTLTQWIVIASIIFIAGVLGDLIESMFKRSLVIKDSGSLLPGHGGFLDRFDALFISAPFVFFYLNLY from the coding sequence GTGAACAATTTAACGCAACGATTTATTACGGGTATCATCGGAGTTGCAATCGTACTCTCTGCGCTTCTTTATAGTCAGCTTTCAGGATTGCTTTTGATCGCTCTCATTTCCAGCATGTCGCTCTTCGAATTCTATAAGCTTTCGAAAAACGACAACATTCAACCGCATATAGCTCTTGGATTAGCTACAGGAATTATTTTATTTCTACCAATGTTGTTTGGCACCTTCATGCAGAATATTAATCTGCTGCCGCTGATCTTCATTCTTCCTTACCTTGTTTTTATCAGAGAGCTATTTACTAAATCTGAAAAGCCGTTTACGAATATTGCTTACACCCTTCTTGGCAACATTTATATATCAGCACCGATGTTCATGTTCTTTCTCCTGTCATTTTATGGACCGGGAGAAGAATATAAACCATTGAACTTAGTTGGCTATCTTTTTATTCTCTGGGCAAATGATATTGGTGGATATACAGCGGGCAGAATCTGGGGCAAACATAAATTATTCGAACGCATCAGTCCGAAGAAAACCTGGGAAGGTTTTATCGGCAGCGGAGTATGCGCTATCGGAATTTCATTCGCTGTTGCACATTATTGTACTGCTTTCACATTGACGCAATGGATCGTTATTGCATCGATAATTTTCATTGCCGGAGTACTTGGCGACTTGATTGAATCTATGTTCAAGAGAAGTCTTGTGATCAAAGATTCCGGATCTTTACTTCCCGGACATGGTGGTTTCTTAGATCGATTTGATGCGTTGTTTATATCTGCACCGTTTGTGTTTTTTTATTTGAATCTATACTAA